From a region of the Deltaproteobacteria bacterium genome:
- a CDS encoding tetratricopeptide repeat protein, producing MTQPISRNLAACSVAGILLFIAVMAVYAPVAGHSFISYDDPLYVASYQPIREGLTARNIVWAFGPATKLSNYWSPMVWLSFMADADVHGLSPGGAHLFNALLHAANAVLLFLALLALTKNFWPSLVVAALFALHPLRVESVAWVTERKDVLMTFFWMLTMLAYAAYARKPGIRPYLAVIVCFLLGLASKPMMVTLPFVLLLLDYWPLQRMPDFSSFLRLVREKLPLFALAAIVGIAAFATQSSEGGLTSLHSISLGVRIKNVLLAYAFYIEKSLWPTGLGILYPYPENPGLAGAGTALALLLGLSTLALFFVKKRPFLAVGWFWYLGTLVPVIGLAVIGPHSVADRYSYVPCIGLVVMMVFLAFDLSSRPLARLALISACILASAVLAVSSSRQVTYWKDSETIYRHTLSATTGNWAVHLNLGSHLLARKMYEKAISEFNRVEAIRPGLAETRMNRARALLGLNRPDEAMKEYGKALREHPKNADIYVNIGLFYYGTGQAEKAFGYFRQAVAADPDSATANREYAVALAMKGLHEAALRYFSKAVRLNPNDGATHLNFGISLFHAGLLNEAREAFKEALYLNPESRDAKTGLDQLNAMLEGKAGK from the coding sequence ATGACTCAACCGATAAGCCGTAACCTTGCCGCCTGCTCAGTTGCGGGCATACTGCTTTTCATCGCGGTGATGGCGGTTTACGCCCCGGTTGCTGGGCATTCCTTCATAAGCTACGATGACCCGCTTTACGTGGCCTCGTACCAGCCAATTCGGGAAGGCCTCACGGCAAGAAACATCGTCTGGGCCTTCGGCCCGGCCACTAAGCTTTCCAACTACTGGTCCCCAATGGTGTGGCTTAGCTTCATGGCCGATGCCGACGTTCATGGCCTTTCACCCGGAGGCGCGCACCTTTTTAACGCGCTTTTGCACGCGGCCAACGCGGTGCTTCTGTTTCTGGCCCTTCTCGCGCTCACGAAGAATTTCTGGCCGTCCCTTGTGGTGGCCGCCCTTTTCGCCCTTCATCCCCTTCGGGTGGAGTCCGTGGCGTGGGTGACCGAACGCAAGGACGTTTTAATGACGTTTTTCTGGATGCTCACCATGCTGGCCTACGCAGCTTACGCCAGAAAGCCCGGAATCAGGCCCTACCTCGCCGTGATCGTGTGTTTCCTGCTGGGCCTCGCGTCAAAGCCCATGATGGTCACCCTGCCCTTTGTCCTTCTTCTTCTCGATTACTGGCCCCTTCAAAGAATGCCCGATTTTTCGTCCTTTCTTCGCCTTGTGCGGGAAAAGCTGCCCCTTTTCGCACTTGCCGCAATTGTGGGAATCGCAGCCTTCGCCACACAGTCCAGTGAAGGCGGGCTCACCTCCCTTCACTCCATTTCCCTTGGCGTCCGCATCAAGAACGTGCTTCTGGCCTACGCGTTCTACATCGAAAAGAGCCTGTGGCCGACGGGCCTGGGAATTCTGTACCCCTACCCCGAAAATCCCGGACTGGCCGGGGCGGGCACAGCCCTTGCCCTGCTCCTAGGCCTTTCCACGCTTGCCCTGTTCTTCGTAAAAAAACGCCCCTTTCTGGCGGTCGGCTGGTTCTGGTACCTGGGAACGCTGGTTCCGGTGATCGGCCTTGCGGTGATAGGACCCCACAGCGTCGCGGACCGGTATTCCTACGTACCGTGCATCGGCCTTGTTGTCATGATGGTGTTTCTGGCATTCGATCTTTCTTCGCGCCCTTTGGCCCGGCTGGCGCTGATATCTGCGTGCATTCTGGCCTCGGCGGTCCTGGCGGTTTCGTCATCAAGGCAGGTGACCTACTGGAAGGACAGCGAAACCATCTACCGGCACACACTCTCCGCAACCACGGGCAACTGGGCCGTGCATCTGAATCTGGGCTCCCATCTGCTGGCCCGGAAAATGTATGAAAAGGCGATTTCGGAGTTCAACAGGGTGGAGGCCATAAGGCCCGGACTGGCCGAAACCCGGATGAACAGGGCAAGGGCCCTTTTGGGGCTGAACCGGCCCGACGAGGCCATGAAGGAATACGGCAAGGCCCTGCGCGAACACCCGAAAAATGCCGATATCTACGTCAATATAGGGCTCTTTTACTACGGAACGGGCCAAGCGGAAAAAGCTTTCGGGTATTTCCGGCAGGCAGTGGCCGCCGACCCCGATTCCGCTACGGCGAACAGGGAATACGCAGTGGCCCTTGCCATGAAGGGACTCCACGAGGCCGCCTTACGATATTTCAGCAAGGCCGTAAGGCTGAACCCGAACGACGGCGCGACGCATCTCAATTTCGGAATATCCCTTTTTCACGCAGGTCTTCTCAATGAAGCGCGGGAGGCGTTTAAGGAGGCGCTTTACCTCAACCCCGAAAGCCGTGACGCCAAAACCGGCCTGGATCAGCTAAACGCCATGCTGGAAGGCAAGGCCGGAAAATGA
- a CDS encoding twin-arginine translocase TatA/TatE family subunit, whose translation MFGIGGTEWLVILVIVMIVFGAGKLPELGAGIGKGIKNFKESVREEDKKEPEKLDKGDS comes from the coding sequence ATGTTTGGAATCGGCGGAACCGAGTGGCTCGTCATCCTTGTGATCGTGATGATCGTTTTCGGCGCGGGCAAGCTCCCTGAGCTTGGAGCCGGAATCGGAAAGGGAATCAAGAATTTCAAGGAATCGGTGCGGGAAGAGGACAAGAAGGAGCCCGAAAAGCTCGACAAGGGCGATTCATAG
- a CDS encoding single-stranded DNA-binding protein — MANGVNKVILIGHLGRDPETRTTQSGQTVANFTLATTERFKGEDRTEWHRIVVWGKLAEICAQYLTKGKQVFIEGRIQTREWEDKEGNKKTTTEIVANEMRMLGSKGDSPSQGGGWQKPAAKPSGGYPPAGPPAQDNYGPPPMDDDDIPF, encoded by the coding sequence ATGGCAAACGGCGTAAACAAGGTCATCCTTATCGGGCACCTGGGGCGCGACCCGGAAACCCGCACAACCCAGAGCGGGCAGACCGTGGCCAATTTCACCCTGGCAACCACGGAAAGATTCAAGGGCGAGGACCGCACCGAGTGGCACAGGATAGTGGTCTGGGGCAAACTGGCCGAAATCTGCGCCCAGTACCTCACCAAGGGCAAGCAGGTGTTCATCGAAGGCCGCATCCAGACCCGCGAGTGGGAAGACAAGGAAGGCAACAAGAAGACCACCACCGAAATCGTGGCCAACGAAATGCGGATGCTTGGTTCCAAGGGCGATTCCCCGTCCCAGGGCGGCGGCTGGCAGAAGCCTGCGGCCAAGCCTTCGGGCGGCTATCCTCCCGCCGGTCCCCCGGCCCAGGACAACTACGGCCCGCCTCCCATGGACGATGACGACATCCCGTTCTGA
- a CDS encoding epoxyqueuosine reductase QueH: MKILLHNCCGPCTIYPLGVLRAEGHEVTGYFHGSNIHPFTEMQKRREALDTFSQLADFKVIYQKEYDLEGFLRAIAFREADRCRFCYHLRLSAAAAIARHGKFDAFSTTLLYSRFQKHELIAETGEAVAKEYGVPFHYADFRTGWKEGIAESKRLGLYRQQYCGCIYSEKERFLKQA, encoded by the coding sequence ATGAAAATCCTTCTCCACAACTGCTGCGGCCCGTGCACAATTTACCCGCTTGGGGTGTTGAGGGCCGAAGGTCACGAGGTGACGGGCTATTTCCACGGCTCCAACATCCATCCGTTCACCGAGATGCAAAAACGCCGCGAGGCGCTCGATACATTCTCGCAACTGGCGGATTTCAAGGTGATTTATCAGAAGGAGTACGATCTCGAAGGTTTTTTGCGCGCCATTGCTTTCCGGGAGGCTGACCGGTGCAGGTTCTGCTACCACTTAAGGCTTTCGGCGGCGGCGGCGATTGCCCGGCACGGCAAATTCGACGCCTTTTCCACCACGCTTTTGTACAGCAGGTTCCAGAAACACGAGCTGATCGCAGAAACCGGAGAAGCCGTTGCCAAAGAATACGGGGTCCCCTTTCATTACGCCGATTTCAGGACTGGATGGAAGGAGGGCATAGCAGAATCCAAGCGCCTGGGCCTTTATCGCCAGCAGTATTGCGGGTGTATTTACAGCGAAAAGGAGCGTTTTTTGAAGCAAGCCTGA
- a CDS encoding tRNA-dihydrouridine synthase family protein, which yields MDLADFLNRPLEIGGRVVKSRLVLAPMAGITHVAFRRLTAEYGGVGIAFSEMSSCRSLPNENPKTSRVFRWREDEKPRLVWQILGADPDLMARAAARMEKEGFFGVDLNFGCSAPAITKKGGGAALLKDPERAGAMVAAVRKAISIPLFVKFRTGWEDNPEKAADLARIFEDKGADALTFHPRTAPDLRTRPPKWDYIRIVKKAVSIPVFGNGNVFCVDDCQRMLDQTGCDGVSIGRLAAVRPWIFSQMTGAYTPNGGEHLAALKRFATLCAENFDPRPAMNRFKTVAGYMAADFAFGHTLNIMVKTAWSLEDALWAAESFFSDNPEPASALNPALLG from the coding sequence ATGGATTTGGCGGATTTTCTGAACAGGCCCCTTGAGATAGGGGGGAGGGTGGTCAAAAGCCGCCTGGTTCTGGCTCCCATGGCGGGCATAACCCACGTTGCGTTCCGGCGGCTTACCGCCGAATACGGCGGTGTCGGAATAGCCTTTTCGGAGATGTCATCCTGCCGGTCGCTGCCCAACGAAAACCCGAAAACCAGCAGGGTCTTCCGCTGGCGGGAGGATGAAAAGCCGCGTCTCGTGTGGCAGATTCTTGGGGCCGACCCTGACTTGATGGCGCGGGCCGCAGCGCGAATGGAAAAGGAGGGCTTTTTCGGGGTTGACCTCAATTTCGGCTGCTCGGCTCCGGCCATCACCAAAAAAGGCGGCGGCGCGGCCCTTCTCAAAGACCCGGAAAGGGCCGGGGCCATGGTGGCGGCGGTGAGAAAGGCCATCTCCATCCCCCTTTTCGTGAAATTCCGCACAGGATGGGAGGACAACCCGGAAAAGGCCGCTGACCTTGCGCGGATTTTTGAGGACAAGGGGGCCGACGCGCTCACCTTTCATCCTCGAACCGCCCCGGACCTCCGCACAAGGCCCCCCAAGTGGGACTATATAAGGATCGTGAAAAAGGCCGTCTCCATACCGGTCTTCGGAAACGGCAACGTGTTTTGCGTTGATGACTGCCAAAGGATGCTTGATCAGACAGGCTGCGACGGAGTATCCATAGGAAGGCTGGCTGCGGTGCGGCCCTGGATTTTTTCCCAGATGACCGGGGCCTATACGCCAAACGGAGGCGAGCACCTTGCGGCCCTTAAGCGGTTCGCGACCCTGTGCGCGGAAAATTTCGATCCCAGGCCCGCCATGAATCGCTTCAAGACCGTGGCGGGCTACATGGCGGCGGACTTCGCCTTCGGCCACACGTTGAACATTATGGTGAAAACCGCCTGGAGCCTCGAAGACGCCCTTTGGGCTGCCGAATCCTTTTTTTCGGACAACCCGGAGCCAGCCTCTGCGCTGAATCCCGCTCTTTTGGGTTGA